A portion of the Naumovozyma castellii chromosome 2, complete genome genome contains these proteins:
- the DSE3 gene encoding Dse3p (ancestral locus Anc_8.713) codes for MPRKFLGEKIERGVDVVRPASLTLTSEDLANIPVFPSSPESDTEDKVNYEGEKSKRLSRKFGGTIKLKQRLESVPELFLHDFGKKKRVPPRQKKIDENKAKRSFTRKEFPLNAVPEEESANIDKLLANDLQSLQRNPLVLPLQNTPKNLITDHKISVGAQNGKSESEILFDEILAAYSNVEYSKTNNMLTSEIYRVLDHVANEQKNMVKVNGFSTPKVIHSTFADNTDYLSLDKTPLLECSGLTPLRNEMPSPDYTSPSERWSSDGDEFESLSRNSLTSGDDGYYTAKDSIKSSPSSYIDDLDIKSALPIVTENNLSFCTPSNCIEKRRLHQLIIKPTIFSIDNYEWPDHAELKDNNQSSDSSGATLVPMDSLKVLQEKIDNIDITSCSSSIYSEI; via the coding sequence ATGCCCAGAAAATTCTTAggtgaaaaaattgaaagaggtGTGGATGTCGTTAGGCCTGCCTCATTGACACTAACTTCCGAAGATTTGGCCAACATACCTGTTTTTCCAAGCAGTCCAGAGAGTGATACCGAAGATAAAGTGAATTATGAAGGAGAGAAATCTAAGAGACTATCTCGAAAATTTGGCGGTACCATAAAACTGAAACAAAGGTTAGAATCTGTCCCTGAATTATTCCTTCATGATTTTGGGAAGAAAAAGAGAGTCCCACCGagacaaaagaaaatagaTGAGAATAAGGCTAAAAGATCCTTTACAAGAAAAGAGTTTCCATTGAATGCAGTCcctgaagaagaatccGCAAATATTGATAAGTTGCTTGCAAATGATTTGCAAAGCTTGCAACGCAATCCACTTGTTCTACCATTACAAAATACCCcaaaaaatttgataacaGATCATAAGATTAGTGTGGGTGCTCAAAATGGGAAGAGTGAGAGTGAGATTCTATTCGATGAAATTCTCGCTGCATATTCAAATGTTGAATATTCCAAGACAAATAACATGCTAACCTCAGAAATATATAGGGTACTCGACCATGTAGCAAATGAGCAGAAGAATATGGTGAAGGTGAACGGTTTCAGTACTCCAAAGGTAATTCATTCCACCTTTGCTGACAATACCGATTATTTATCATTAGATAAAACACCATTACTAGAGTGCTCTGGATTAACCCCACTCAGAAATGAAATGCCCAGCCCAGATTATACTTCACCTTCCGAAAGGTGGAGTTCTGATGGAGATGAATTTGAGAGTTTAAGTCGGAACTCTTTGACTTCGGGAGATGATGGATACTATACAGCTAAAGATTCAATAAAATCATCGCCTTCATCATATATCGATGATTTAGACATTAAAAGTGCACTCCCAATCGTaacagaaaataatttaagCTTTTGCACTCCAAGTAATTgtattgaaaagagaagattaCACCAATTGATCATCAAGCCAACGATATTTAGTATAGACAATTATGAGTGGCCTGATCATGCTGAACTAAAAGATAATAACCAATCTAGCGATTCCTCAGGAGCAACTTTGGTACCTATGGACTCCCTAAAGGTacttcaagaaaaaattgataatattgatatAACGAGTTGCAGCAGTAGTATTTACAGTGAAATATGA
- the NCAS0B00390 gene encoding uncharacterized protein → MNYSSNVRKMEPIPSTLTIEDILVYVSKKDKFDGIEDNSMTYQKWADRLMWLSEGLNVIGNDALNLIGESIDGRLLEKFNSRRYEYINEHSNAPLEEYLKLLKGDIVSWNIELLESGLFYFDGSRKSLDKFCSIVESLKVDQIIPVRIIILQWFIKQLPQECQDILKKNPCYNLIQTIKWYDEWLRDKNSGPEHVFPLPKRRKRNRDFQRRGSTDSNESTGRRIIQNPKNYCSSCQKTSHTNRTCPTIPPYYCIVCKVQGHNAKSSNCPITKGQYPGNFCTKCRKPGHNDRICGKHSGNR, encoded by the coding sequence atgaattattctAGTAATGTTAGAAAGATGGAACCCATCCCTAGTACCCTAACCATTGAGGATATACTGGTATATGTTTCTAAGAAAGACAAGTTCGATGGAATAGAAGACAATAGCATGACCTATCAGAAATGGGCTGACCGCCTAATGTGGCTCTCTGAAGGATTGAATGTAATTGGTAATGATgcattgaatttaattgGGGAAAGCATTGATGGTAGGCTGCTAGAAAAGTTTAACAGTAGACGCTATGAATATATAAACGAACATTCTAATGCCCctcttgaagaatatttaaagcTGTTAAAAGGTGATATAGTTTCATGGAATATTGAATTGTTAGAATCTGGGCTTTTTTACTTTGATGGTAGTAGAAAATCGTTGGATAAATTCTGCAGTATTGTTGAGAGCCTTAAGGTGGATCAAATCATTCCGGTAAGAATTATTATACTGCAATGGTTTATTAAACAGTTACCACAAGAATGTCAAGAtattctgaagaaaaatccaTGTTATAATCTCATACAAACTATTAAATGGTATGATGAATGGCTGCGAGACAAGAATTCCGGACCTGAACATGTTTTCCCATTACCAAAACGTAGGAAACGAAATCGAGATTTCCAAAGAAGGGGATCAACAGATTCTAATGAATCTACcggaagaagaataattcaaaatccaaaaaattattgttcGAGCTGTCAAAAAACTAGCCATACCAATAGAACATGCCCTACGATACCTCCATATTATTGTATTGTGTGTAAAGTTCAGGGACATAACGcaaaatcttcaaactGCCCTATTACAAAAGGCCAATATCCTGGTAATTTCTGTACTAAATGTAGAAAGCCTGGCCATAATGATCGGATTTGCGGAAAGCATTCGGGGAATCGATAA
- the RBL2 gene encoding Rbl2p (ancestral locus Anc_8.714), which yields MAPTQLDIKCKALERLVKEESYYQQELKEQQQHVDTLKKDTKVDPYDLKKQVEVLEDTERLLPTLYAKIREFKENLQQYIDSYEGEEDLHEAKIAITNADELLASHTN from the coding sequence ATGGCACCAACACAACTAGATATAAAGTGCAAGGCACTGGAAAGATTAGTCAAAGAGGAGTCTTACTATCAACAGGAGCTCAAAGAGCAACAGCAGCATGTGGATACCCTAAAGAAAGACACAAAAGTTGATCCTTAcgatttaaagaaacaagtTGAGGTTTTGGAAGATACCGAAAGATTGTTGCCTACTCTATATGCTAAGATAAGAGAATTCAAAGAGAACCTTCAACAATATATAGATTCTTATGAAGGAGAGGAAGACCTACATGAGGCTAAAATTGCTATTACCAACGCTGATGAGCTATTGGCCTCCCATACCAATTAA
- the PNT1 gene encoding Pnt1p (ancestral locus Anc_8.715): protein MHLFQRGLGTLTLCRFMSQKLVFNYPISLTSQESFQRSLKSNKTLSRLRTLYLENKLQFVDDEPSLRNVVLTPEINSQRTLPRTKFPKERIFHEVQMDSSVATWKKPFVKWFRLGKSLLIYYRDGIKHIIVAYKNSQPFELGSTYREIEAGERKITRVQFIESMRSRREIKKIPNFILLSIIFEELTVLICYYWPKIALWNCLNPGGFKKITESMAIKSILPNNSAESKYVSPYSLPKKLLSSTLQQSTVMRMGKWKLKLFDLLTIQNKAVERLVAICQYTFIDDCLLLQNILQKTEMESILLGYDELVNFIFERRLYYGGEDLNAMVNTVSGREVLIWRLFLYLSFRFDNTIYTYGSESFSEKWGLNNVTILNNPGSTFPDVNRKQRLIKETDLHIFH, encoded by the coding sequence ATGCATTTGTTTCAGAGAGGATTGGGCACCCTAACCCTATGTCGATTCATGTCGCAGAAATTAGTATTTAATTATCCTATTTCTTTGACATCACAAGAGAGTTTTCAGAGATCACTGAAATCTAACAAGACATTGTCAAGGTTGAGAACTTTATATCTCGAGAACAAATTGCAGTTTGTAGATGATGAGCCATCCCTAAGGAATGTTGTTTTGACACCAGAAATAAATTCTCAACGAACGTTGCCCAGAACGAAATTCCCTAAAGAGAGGATATTCCATGAAGTTCAGATGGACTCTAGTGTAGCTACGTGGAAGAAACCTTTTGTTAAATGGTTTAGATTAGGGAAGTCATTACTTATTTACTATCGAGATGGTATTAAACACATAATTGTAGCATATAAGAATTCACAACCTTTTGAATTAGGTTCAACCTACAGAGAAATTGAAGCTGGTGAACGAAAAATAACAAGGgttcaattcattgaatcTATGAGAAGCCGtagagaaattaaaaagattccaaactttattttattgagCATAATCTTCGAAGAACTTACTGTACTCATTTGTTATTACTGGCCGAAGATAGCGTTATGGAACTGCTTGAATCCAGGTGGCTTCAAAAAGATAACAGAATCTATGGCAATCAAGAGCATACTACCGAATAATAGTGCGGAAAGTAAGTACGTCTCGCCTTATTCGTTACCAAAGAAGCTGTTATCATCTACTTTGCAACAAAGTACCGTAATGAGAATGggaaaatggaaattaaAGCTATTTGATCTCCTAACTATACAAAATAAAGCTGTTGAAAGATTGGTTGCCATCTGTCAGTACACTTTCATTGATGATTGTCTGTTGctacaaaatattcttcagAAAACAGAAATGGAAAGTATTTTGTTAGGCTATGACGAATTGGTAAATTTCATCTTCGAAAGAAGATTATATTATGGAGGCGAGGATTTGAATGCGATGGTCAACACCGTGTCAGGAAGAGAAGTACTAATCTGGAGActctttctttatttatcttttaGGTTTGATAATACAATCTACACTTATGGCTCTGAATCATTTTCAGAGAAATGGGGCTTGAATAATGTGACAATCCTTAACAACCCTGGATCCACATTTCCCGATGTAAATAGAAAGCAACGTTTGATTAAAGAAACGGATCTGCATATATTCCACTAA
- the HRK1 gene encoding putative serine/threonine protein kinase HRK1 (ancestral locus Anc_8.716), whose protein sequence is MPSLLSRNPFHTHHSSSSLAHGQRHNNTSPTTSHSHNDRDSASTQHINPPLKRSSKSFLSFISRKPSMDSIRSEKSNDSTLHSPHASHSNNHHHLGASDLSGPASPKQSHSMAELKRFFRPSMNKKLSMSQLHTSTHTHHSPPPSNSASTSTLNLNAHYLHHQNDVYQHHHPHGSTDHYAHTQSAIPPSTDSILSLSNNINIYHDDSILAQKYGKLGKLLGAGAGGSVKVLVRPTDGVTFAVKEFRPRKPNESVKEYAKKCTAEFCIGSTLHHPNVIETVDIFSDSKQNKYFEVMQYCPVDFFAVVMTGKMSRGEINCCLKQLLEGVKYLHSMGLAHRDLKLDNCVMNEDGILKLIDFGSAVVFRYPYEDDIAMAHGIVGSDPYLAPEVITSTKSYDPQCVDIWSVGIIYCCMMLKRFPWKAPRESDDNFRLYSMPDDMEHDYVESARHHEELLRERKVRRQRLQGGSSKDQIDQHHADEHSLPQSSEEKKVIEQPVETPKKPEEDLIKAKAEQPQQLPTPPPSNTPNQEVDDSNAKKENETTPEPLKDDKVEAQQPEPIKDDNKGGQRPEQTTNTEAPKEKAEEHNHSTQGREQPHVNERMHVDSRNQNQDQKSIMSHKTTITQGPTQNGGPHHHKKTIHGPYRLLRLLPHASRPIMSRILEIDPKKRATLEEIFSDEWFKDIPACTMDSKNQVIRAPGHHHTVVKEENAHLATYKI, encoded by the coding sequence TCTGGCTCACGGGCAGCGTCACAACAATACCTCTCCTACAACTTCTCACTCCCATAATGATAGAGATTCTGCCTCAACACAACACATAAATCCACCTCTAAAAAGAAGTTCAAAATCGTTTTTAAGTTTTATAAGCAGAAAACCAAGTATGGATTCAATAAGAAGtgaaaaatcaaatgaTTCAACTTTACATTCTCCTCATGCGTCTCACAGTAATAATCACCACCATTTAGGTGCTTCTGATCTAAGTGGACCTGCATCTCCCAAGCAAAGTCATTCAATGGCGGAATTGAAACGGTTTTTCAGACcttcaatgaataaaaAACTGTCTATGAGTCAACTTCATACTTCCACACATACTCACCACTCACCACCACCATCAAATTCAGCCTCTACATCAactttaaatttaaatgcCCATTATTTGCATCATCAAAATGATGTTtatcaacatcatcatcctcacGGATCTACGGATCATTACGCACATACTCAATCTGCTATCCCACCAAGCACCGATTCCATTCTTTCTCtctcaaataatattaatatttatcatGACGATTCCATATTAGCTCAAAAATACGGGAAATTAGGAAAATTATTGGGTGCAGGTGCAGGTGGTTCTGTGAAAGTGTTAGTAAGACCAACGGATGGTGTCACATTTGCAGTAAAGGAATTTAGGCCAAGAAAACCAAATGAATCAGTTAAAGAATATGCTAAAAAATGTACCGCTGAATTTTGTATCGGTTCAACTTTACATCACCCAAACGTGATTGAGACCGTTGATATCTTTTCTGATTctaaacaaaataaatattttgaagttaTGCAATATTGTCCTGTGGATTTTTTTGCCGTCGTCATGACAGGGAAAATGTCAAGAGGTGAAATCAATTGTTGTTTAAAACAATTATTGGAAGGTGTTAAATATTTACATTCAATGGGGTTAGCACATCgtgatttgaaattagatAATTGTGTCATGAACGAAGATGGGATCTTAAAACTAATTGACTTTGGTAGTGCTGTAGTATTTAGATATCCTtatgaagatgatattgCCATGGCACATGGTATTGTTGGGAGTGATCCATATTTGGCTCCTGAAGTTATTACATCAACAAAGTCATATGACCCACAATGTGTCGATATTTGGTCCGTAggtattatttattgttgtATGATGCTTAAGAGATTTCCGTGGAAGGCTCCAAGAGAATCAGATGACAATTTTAGATTATATTCTATGCCGGATGATATGGAACATGATTATGTGGAATCTGCAAGACATCACGAAGAATTGttaagagaaagaaaagtaaGACGTCAAAGATTACAAGGAGGATCCTCCAAAGATCAAATTGATCAACATCATGCAGATGAACACTCATTACCTCAAAGTTCAGAGGAAAAGAAAGTCATTGAACAACCAGTTGAGACTCCAAAGAAACCAGAAGAAGATCTGATAAAGGCAAAAGCAGAACAACCACAACAGTTACCGACCCCACCACCAAGTAATACTCCTAATCAAGAGGTAGACGATTCTAATGCAAAAAAAGAGAATGAAACAACACCTGAGCCACTTAAAGATGATAAAGTGGAAGCACAACAACCTGAGCCAATCAAAGACGATAACAAAGGAGGACAGCGACCTgaacaaacaacaaacacAGAGGCTCCAAAGGAGAAGGCTGAAGAACATAACCATTCAACTCAGGGACGTGAGCAACCTCAtgttaatgaaagaatGCATGTTGATTCTCGAAACCAAAATCAAGATCAAAAATCCATCATGTCACATAAAACAACCATAACGCAGGGCCCAACTCAAAATGGAGGTCCACATCATCATAAGAAGACGATACATGGACCATACCGTCTACTACGTTTGTTACCACACGCATCTAGGCCTATAATGTCCAGGATATTGGAGATAGACCCAAAGAAAAGAGCAACACTTGAAGAGATATTTTCAGATGAATGGTTTAAAGATATCCCTGCTTGCACAATGGATAGCAAAAATCAAGTGATAAGGGCACCAGGCCATCATCACACTGTTgtaaaagaagaaaatgcCCACTTAGCAACATACAAAATATAG